From Phycisphaerae bacterium, one genomic window encodes:
- the ligA gene encoding NAD-dependent DNA ligase LigA: MDLSQATQRVARLRDEIARHDYAYYVLARPAISDREYDRLFDELKSLEARYPQLASSDSPTQRVGGQPLEGFAQVTHAVPMLSVDNTYNEGELREFDTRVAKGLGGDRYEYLVDPKVDGVAVALRYEDGRLVEAATRGDGRTGDDITQNVRTIRSIPLRLRTESGSLLGRPPRLLEVRGEVYWPTNAFKAYNARRETAGEEPFANPRNATAGTLKQLDPKIVRERKLAFVAHGFGRVEPPAAQTHFDLFQQFKTWGIPVSPYMRRVSSIEELVAMVHEWDQKRHDLEYATDGLVIKVDRLDQRDTLGSTTRSPRWCIAYKFAAERVRTRLQSVRFQVGKLGTITPVANLDPVQLAGTTVKSASLHNFDQIERLGVKIGDLVYVEKAGEIIPQVVEVDVRARPADARPIKPPGKCPECDGPTIRNEGGVFLRCSNPACPAQIKERLRYFCGRDQMDIEGVGTVLAEQLVDSGLVHRFADLYTLKDRKDELIGLERMGRKSAENLLEAIEKSKTHPLARLLAGLNIPQVGVSTAALLANHFGSMDTLLAATEDDLQKIEGIGPEMAGSIYGFLHSKSGRDTIESLRSAGVKMTQPKKLVRDPQPFAGMTIVVTGTMESYSRKEIQDLIASLGGKAAGSVSSKTTFVVAGADPGSKIEKARQLGVDIIDEGEFRRKAGQT, encoded by the coding sequence ATGGACCTCTCCCAAGCTACTCAACGCGTTGCCCGGCTGCGCGACGAGATTGCCCGGCATGACTATGCCTATTACGTGCTGGCCAGGCCGGCCATCTCCGACCGCGAATACGATCGACTGTTCGATGAATTGAAGTCGCTCGAAGCCAGGTATCCCCAACTGGCTTCGTCGGATTCGCCGACGCAGCGGGTTGGCGGACAACCCCTCGAAGGCTTTGCCCAGGTTACACACGCCGTGCCGATGCTCTCCGTGGATAACACCTACAACGAGGGCGAACTGCGCGAGTTCGACACCCGCGTGGCCAAGGGCCTCGGCGGTGATCGCTACGAGTACCTGGTCGATCCCAAGGTGGACGGCGTGGCCGTCGCCCTCCGGTACGAAGATGGCCGGCTGGTCGAGGCGGCCACGCGCGGCGACGGCCGTACGGGCGACGACATTACCCAGAACGTCCGCACCATCCGCTCCATACCACTGCGTCTGCGAACCGAGTCCGGCTCGCTCTTGGGCCGCCCGCCCAGACTGCTCGAAGTCCGCGGCGAGGTTTACTGGCCAACCAACGCGTTCAAGGCCTACAACGCGCGCCGCGAGACCGCCGGCGAGGAACCCTTCGCCAACCCGCGGAACGCCACCGCCGGCACACTCAAGCAGCTTGACCCGAAGATCGTTCGTGAACGCAAGCTCGCTTTTGTCGCCCACGGTTTCGGACGCGTGGAACCACCGGCCGCTCAGACCCACTTTGACCTGTTCCAGCAGTTCAAGACCTGGGGTATTCCAGTCAGCCCGTACATGCGGCGGGTCTCGTCGATCGAGGAACTCGTCGCCATGGTCCACGAGTGGGACCAGAAGCGGCACGACCTGGAGTATGCCACCGATGGGCTCGTGATCAAAGTCGATCGATTGGACCAGCGGGACACCCTGGGCTCGACGACCCGTTCGCCGCGCTGGTGCATCGCCTACAAGTTCGCCGCCGAACGGGTACGAACCAGGCTCCAGTCCGTCCGTTTCCAGGTCGGAAAGTTGGGCACAATTACACCCGTCGCCAACCTCGACCCCGTTCAACTCGCCGGGACGACAGTCAAGAGCGCCTCGCTGCACAACTTCGACCAGATCGAGCGCCTCGGCGTCAAGATCGGCGATCTGGTCTACGTCGAGAAGGCCGGGGAAATCATCCCCCAGGTCGTCGAGGTGGATGTGAGGGCCCGACCGGCCGATGCCAGGCCCATCAAGCCGCCGGGCAAGTGCCCGGAATGCGACGGGCCGACCATTCGCAACGAAGGCGGCGTCTTCCTTCGTTGCAGCAACCCCGCCTGTCCCGCCCAGATCAAGGAGCGGCTCCGCTACTTCTGCGGCCGCGACCAGATGGACATCGAGGGCGTCGGGACGGTTCTGGCCGAGCAACTCGTGGACAGCGGTCTGGTGCATCGATTCGCCGACCTGTACACGCTCAAGGACCGCAAGGACGAGTTGATCGGCCTGGAGCGCATGGGCCGCAAGAGCGCTGAGAATCTCCTGGAGGCCATCGAGAAGAGCAAGACCCACCCCCTCGCCCGGCTGCTGGCCGGACTGAACATCCCCCAGGTCGGCGTGAGCACCGCCGCCTTGCTGGCCAACCACTTCGGTTCCATGGACACGCTGCTGGCTGCCACCGAGGACGACCTGCAGAAGATCGAGGGCATCGGCCCGGAGATGGCCGGCAGCATCTACGGCTTCCTGCACTCGAAATCCGGTCGGGACACGATCGAAAGCCTGCGATCGGCCGGTGTCAAGATGACTCAGCCGAAGAAGCTGGTCCGCGACCCTCAGCCGTTCGCGGGCATGACCATCGTCGTGACCGGCACGATGGAAAGCTACAGCCGTAAGGAGATCCAGGACCTGATCGCCTCGTTGGGTGGCAAGGCGGCCGGCTCGGTGAGTTCGAAGACCACATTCGTCGTGGCCGGCGCGGACCCGGGCTCAAAGATCGAGAAGGCTCGCCAACTGGGCGTCGACATCATCGACGAGGGGGAGTTTCGCAGGAAGGCCGGGCAAACCTGA
- a CDS encoding dihydroorotase: protein MTHGKLLIKGGRIIDPANRRDEIGDVLLEGGKVARVGGTMTEAAARTIDARGLIVCPGLIDIHVHFREPGDENAETIASGSAAAVAGGFTSVACMPNTTPAIDDEAGVEFVRHQAKVAGLCNVYPIGAVTEGRQGEMLAEMGQMVRAGAVGFSDDGKGVASTNVMFRALQYVLMFDKPILQHCEDPDMARGGVMNGGATATRLGLPGINTIAEELMIQRDLTLVFQTRARYHVCHVSTARSVELIREAKAAGLPVTAEVCPHHLLLTEEACATYNTNTKMNPPLRTRDDVKACLQGVADGTIDCLVTDHAPHGTQQKELEFLDAPFGIIGLECALPLYIKALVHPGIIDWPKLIDRLTAGPAKVLSLDRGTLSVGAEADVTLIDPGADWTIDVTRFESKSRNCPFQGWQVSGRAVTTIVKGDIKFQLQAEG, encoded by the coding sequence ATGACCCATGGCAAGCTGCTGATCAAGGGTGGGCGGATCATCGATCCGGCCAACAGGCGAGATGAGATCGGCGACGTGCTGCTGGAGGGCGGGAAGGTCGCCAGAGTGGGTGGCACAATGACCGAGGCGGCGGCCAGGACGATTGACGCCAGAGGGCTGATTGTCTGCCCGGGGCTAATCGACATCCACGTTCACTTCCGGGAACCCGGCGATGAGAATGCCGAGACCATTGCCAGCGGTAGCGCCGCGGCGGTGGCCGGCGGCTTCACCTCCGTCGCGTGCATGCCCAATACGACGCCCGCCATCGACGACGAGGCCGGGGTCGAGTTCGTTCGTCATCAAGCCAAGGTCGCCGGCCTGTGCAATGTCTACCCCATCGGGGCCGTCACCGAGGGTCGCCAGGGGGAGATGCTGGCCGAGATGGGCCAGATGGTGCGGGCCGGCGCGGTCGGATTCTCCGACGACGGCAAGGGCGTGGCCTCAACCAACGTCATGTTCCGAGCCCTGCAGTATGTCCTGATGTTCGACAAGCCGATCCTACAGCACTGCGAGGACCCGGACATGGCCCGGGGGGGCGTGATGAATGGCGGAGCGACGGCCACGCGACTCGGCCTTCCCGGGATCAACACCATCGCCGAGGAGCTGATGATTCAGCGAGACCTGACCCTGGTGTTTCAGACCAGGGCTCGATACCACGTCTGCCACGTCTCAACCGCCCGGTCTGTCGAACTGATCCGCGAAGCCAAGGCGGCCGGCTTGCCGGTCACGGCTGAAGTGTGCCCTCACCATCTGCTTCTGACCGAGGAGGCCTGCGCGACCTACAACACGAACACCAAGATGAATCCGCCGCTGCGAACGCGAGATGACGTCAAGGCCTGCCTGCAGGGTGTGGCCGACGGCACCATCGACTGCCTGGTCACCGATCACGCTCCGCATGGAACTCAGCAGAAGGAACTTGAGTTTCTGGATGCCCCGTTTGGGATTATCGGTCTGGAGTGCGCTCTGCCGCTGTATATCAAGGCCCTGGTCCACCCCGGCATCATCGACTGGCCCAAGCTGATCGACCGGCTCACCGCAGGTCCAGCCAAAGTGCTCTCTCTGGACAGGGGAACCCTGTCCGTCGGCGCCGAGGCGGATGTCACACTGATCGACCCAGGCGCGGATTGGACCATCGACGTCACCCGGTTCGAATCCAAGAGCCGCAACTGCCCGTTTCAGGGCTGGCAGGTCAGCGGACGGGCGGTGACTACCATCGTCAAGGGCGACATCAAGTTCCAACTACAGGCAGAAGGATGA